One stretch of Jiangella gansuensis DSM 44835 DNA includes these proteins:
- a CDS encoding L-aspartate oxidase has protein sequence MTGVRIARRLRTEAPGWTVSADVVVVGSGIAGLTAALEARKAGRVLLVTKTRLADSATAWAQGGIAAALDPEDSPEQHLNDTLVAGVGLCDEAAVRTLVTEGPRRVRELVDLGAEFERTPAGDIALTREGGHHRDRIAHSGGDATGKEISRALLEALAAIREDPQIEVYEHALVTDILTDAAGRACGVTLHVLGEGRQSGVGAALGRAVVLAAGGLGQVYASTTNPPVSTGDGLAAALRAGAQVADLEFVQFHPTVLWLGRSAKGQQPLISEAVRGEGAVLRDVEGRRFMVGRHELAELAPRDVVAKGVVTAMAETGAEHVWLDARHLGGEFLAERFPTIVARCRSYGIDPATDLVPVAPAQHYASGGIRTDRRGRTSLPGLYACGEVSCTGVHGANRLASNSLLEGLVWGHRIAEDLASSLGDARPGDPVERDGPVSLLDADAQPFVQSAMTAGAGVLRSEASLTTLAARLATMAVGAGPDDPGPMTPDSWETTNLHTVAVTLGRHAALREETRGGHWREDFPERDDARWRGHLVSVLDPDGVLTTTYEPMKES, from the coding sequence GTGACCGGAGTACGCATCGCGCGTCGGCTGCGAACCGAGGCGCCCGGGTGGACGGTGTCCGCCGACGTCGTCGTGGTCGGCAGCGGCATCGCCGGGCTGACGGCGGCGCTCGAGGCCCGCAAGGCCGGCCGGGTGCTGCTGGTGACGAAAACCCGCCTCGCCGACAGCGCTACCGCGTGGGCGCAGGGCGGTATCGCCGCCGCGCTCGATCCGGAGGACAGCCCGGAACAGCACCTGAACGACACACTTGTGGCCGGGGTCGGCCTGTGCGACGAGGCCGCCGTGCGCACGCTCGTCACCGAGGGCCCGCGACGGGTGCGCGAGCTGGTCGACCTGGGTGCGGAGTTCGAGCGGACGCCCGCCGGCGACATCGCGCTCACGCGTGAGGGCGGGCACCACCGCGACCGCATCGCCCACTCCGGCGGCGACGCCACCGGCAAGGAGATCTCCCGGGCGCTGCTGGAGGCCTTGGCGGCCATCCGCGAGGACCCGCAGATCGAGGTCTACGAGCACGCCCTCGTCACCGACATCCTCACCGACGCCGCCGGCCGAGCCTGCGGGGTCACGCTGCACGTCCTCGGCGAGGGCCGGCAGAGCGGCGTCGGCGCCGCGCTGGGCCGTGCGGTCGTGCTCGCCGCCGGCGGCCTCGGGCAGGTGTACGCCTCCACCACCAATCCGCCCGTCTCCACCGGCGACGGCCTCGCCGCCGCGTTGCGGGCCGGCGCCCAGGTGGCGGACCTGGAGTTCGTCCAGTTCCATCCGACGGTGCTGTGGCTGGGCCGGTCGGCGAAGGGCCAGCAGCCACTGATCTCCGAGGCCGTCCGCGGCGAGGGCGCGGTGCTGCGCGACGTCGAGGGCCGCCGGTTCATGGTGGGCCGGCACGAGCTGGCCGAGTTGGCCCCGCGCGACGTCGTGGCCAAGGGCGTCGTCACCGCGATGGCCGAGACGGGCGCCGAACACGTCTGGCTGGACGCGCGGCACCTCGGCGGCGAGTTCCTGGCCGAGCGGTTCCCCACCATCGTCGCCCGCTGCCGCTCCTACGGGATCGACCCGGCCACCGACCTGGTCCCGGTGGCGCCGGCGCAGCACTACGCCAGCGGCGGCATCCGCACCGACCGGCGCGGCCGGACCAGCCTCCCCGGCCTGTACGCCTGCGGTGAGGTGTCCTGCACCGGCGTGCACGGCGCGAACCGGCTGGCGTCCAACTCACTGCTCGAGGGCCTGGTGTGGGGGCACCGCATCGCCGAGGACCTCGCCTCGTCGCTGGGCGACGCCCGCCCGGGCGACCCGGTCGAGCGCGACGGACCGGTCAGCCTGCTCGACGCCGACGCCCAGCCGTTCGTCCAGTCGGCGATGACCGCGGGCGCCGGGGTGCTCAGGTCGGAGGCGTCGTTGACGACCCTCGCCGCCCGGCTGGCCACCATGGCCGTCGGCGCCGGACCCGACGACCCAGGCCCGATGACACCGGATTCCTGGGAGACCACGAATCTGCACACCGTGGCCGTTACGCTCGGTCGGCACGCCGCGTTGCGGGAGGAAACGCGCGGCGGCCACTGGCGTGAGGACTTCCCGGAACGTGACGACGCCCGCTGGCGCGGCCACCTGGTCAGCGTCCTCGATCCGGACGGCGTCCTGACGACGACATATGAACCGATGAAGGAGTCATGA
- the panC gene encoding pantoate--beta-alanine ligase → MTGPVVARTRDDLADALAAAETVSAVVMTMGALHEGHRALMRAARELVGDDGTVIVTVFVNPLQFGAGEDFDRYPRPFETDLAVCAEEGVDVVFAPDEAELYPGGRPEVTIEPGPLGAELEGAVRPGHFAGVLTVVAKLLNLTVPAYALFGEKDYQQLTLVRRMTADLELPYEIVGVPTVREDDGLALSSRNRYLSPDERTAALALSRALRAGAGAAASGPEAVVAAAAAELTVDTVDVDYLELRGPALEPAPDHGPARLLVAARVGHTRLIDNAAIDLP, encoded by the coding sequence GTGACCGGTCCGGTGGTAGCCCGCACTCGTGACGATCTCGCCGACGCGCTGGCGGCCGCCGAGACCGTCAGCGCCGTCGTCATGACCATGGGGGCCCTGCACGAGGGGCACCGCGCCCTCATGCGGGCGGCCCGTGAGCTGGTGGGCGACGACGGAACGGTGATCGTGACCGTTTTCGTGAACCCGTTGCAGTTCGGGGCCGGTGAGGACTTCGACCGGTACCCGCGCCCGTTCGAGACCGACCTCGCCGTCTGCGCCGAGGAGGGCGTGGATGTCGTCTTCGCGCCCGACGAGGCCGAGCTGTACCCGGGCGGCCGGCCCGAGGTCACCATCGAGCCGGGACCGCTGGGCGCCGAACTGGAGGGCGCGGTCCGGCCCGGACACTTCGCCGGGGTGCTGACCGTCGTGGCCAAGCTGCTCAACCTGACCGTGCCGGCGTACGCGCTCTTCGGTGAGAAGGACTACCAGCAGCTGACGCTCGTCCGCCGGATGACGGCCGACCTGGAGTTGCCGTACGAGATCGTCGGCGTCCCCACCGTCCGCGAGGACGACGGGCTGGCGTTGTCCAGTCGCAACCGGTACCTGTCTCCGGACGAGCGGACGGCGGCGCTCGCGTTGTCCCGGGCACTGCGGGCCGGGGCCGGCGCGGCCGCGTCCGGTCCGGAGGCCGTCGTCGCCGCGGCGGCCGCCGAACTGACCGTGGACACCGTCGACGTCGACTACCTCGAGCTGCGCGGGCCCGCCCTGGAACCGGCGCCGGACCACGGCCCGGCGCGGCTGCTCGTGGCCGCCCGGGTGGGCCACACCCGTCTGATCGACAACGCCGCGATCGACCTGCCCTGA
- a CDS encoding RNA polymerase sigma-70 factor: protein MTDLAVSHDRLRPLMFSIAYRMLGSVSEAEDVVQEAFLRMHRSASADRPPIDSPEAYATTVTTRLAIDALRSVRRRREQYVGPWLPEPLLAVDDDPAGRAEAAETLSTAFLVVLETLSPVERAVFLLREVFGYGYDEIAAVVQRSEANCRQLLVRAKRHIDERRPRFEPSPERREALGRRFMAAVQDRDVDELERMLAEDVAFYGDGGGRTAAARKPITGALQVARFLANLGRMGERIGAVLEPVTVNGQPGIRVSAPGGIIGVLSLTIADGHVRGVHNVINPEKLRHLGPVGDLNALLQGK, encoded by the coding sequence GTGACCGATCTCGCGGTCTCCCACGACCGGTTGCGGCCGCTGATGTTCTCGATCGCGTACCGGATGCTCGGGTCCGTCAGCGAAGCCGAGGACGTCGTCCAGGAGGCGTTCCTGCGGATGCACCGCAGCGCGTCCGCCGACCGCCCGCCCATCGACTCCCCGGAGGCGTACGCGACCACCGTGACCACGCGGCTGGCCATCGACGCGCTGCGCTCCGTCCGCCGCCGGCGTGAACAGTACGTCGGTCCGTGGCTGCCGGAACCGCTCCTGGCCGTCGACGACGACCCCGCCGGCCGGGCCGAGGCGGCGGAGACACTGTCCACCGCGTTCCTGGTGGTACTGGAGACGCTCTCGCCGGTCGAGCGCGCGGTGTTCCTGCTGCGCGAGGTGTTCGGTTACGGCTACGACGAGATCGCCGCCGTGGTCCAGCGGTCCGAGGCGAACTGCCGGCAGCTGCTGGTGCGGGCCAAGCGGCACATCGACGAGCGGCGGCCCCGGTTCGAACCGTCGCCGGAACGTCGGGAGGCGCTGGGCCGGCGGTTCATGGCGGCGGTCCAGGACCGCGACGTGGACGAGCTGGAGCGGATGCTGGCCGAGGACGTCGCGTTCTACGGTGACGGCGGTGGCCGGACCGCGGCGGCGCGCAAGCCGATCACCGGCGCGTTGCAGGTGGCCCGGTTCCTGGCGAACCTCGGCCGGATGGGCGAGCGCATCGGCGCCGTGCTCGAGCCGGTCACCGTCAACGGCCAGCCCGGCATCCGGGTGAGTGCGCCCGGCGGCATCATCGGCGTGCTGTCGCTGACCATCGCCGACGGCCACGTCCGCGGCGTGCACAACGTCATCAACCCCGAGAAGCTGCGCCACCTGGGCCCCGTCGGCGACCTCAACGCCCTGCTCCAAGGGAAATGA
- a CDS encoding ABC transporter permease, which produces MRLFAAFVAMGFRRWSTYRLATAAGAFTNTAFGLIKASITVATVGAAGGTLAGYDAATGATYAWLVQALVAPVNVFQWSELAERVRDGDVAIDLARPVDPQLAYLAAFLGRGAYLFLPRGIPPLLAGALTTGLLLPSTPLPYVIGLVSVMLAVALSFVCWWLVNLVAFWVVEMRGLATLYVVAMSVLSGLIVPVHWFPDWMATLAACTPFPSLLQAPIDVIMARATGVEALSVLAVQAGWLLGMLLLGRLVFARGTATLVVQGG; this is translated from the coding sequence GTGCGTCTCTTCGCCGCCTTCGTCGCCATGGGTTTCCGGCGGTGGTCGACCTATCGGCTGGCCACCGCGGCCGGCGCGTTCACGAACACCGCGTTCGGACTCATCAAGGCGTCCATCACCGTCGCCACGGTCGGTGCCGCCGGCGGCACCCTGGCCGGCTACGACGCGGCCACCGGTGCCACCTACGCATGGCTGGTGCAGGCCCTGGTCGCGCCGGTCAACGTCTTCCAGTGGAGCGAGCTGGCCGAGCGGGTCCGCGACGGTGACGTCGCCATCGACCTCGCCCGCCCGGTCGACCCGCAGCTGGCCTATCTGGCCGCGTTCCTGGGTCGCGGCGCCTACCTCTTCCTGCCGCGGGGGATTCCGCCGCTGCTGGCCGGCGCTCTGACGACGGGGCTGCTCCTCCCGTCGACACCACTGCCGTACGTGATCGGGCTGGTCAGCGTCATGCTCGCCGTCGCGTTGTCGTTCGTCTGCTGGTGGCTGGTGAACCTGGTCGCGTTCTGGGTGGTCGAGATGCGCGGCCTCGCCACGCTGTACGTCGTCGCCATGAGCGTGCTGTCCGGGCTGATCGTGCCGGTTCACTGGTTCCCGGACTGGATGGCCACCCTCGCCGCGTGCACGCCGTTCCCGTCGCTGCTGCAGGCACCGATCGACGTGATCATGGCTCGGGCCACGGGGGTCGAGGCGCTGTCGGTGCTGGCCGTCCAGGCCGGCTGGCTGCTCGGAATGCTGCTGTTGGGCCGCCTGGTGTTCGCCCGCGGCACAGCCACCCTGGTGGTACAGGGTGGCTGA
- a CDS encoding type III pantothenate kinase yields MLLAIDVGNTETVIGLLDGIDVVHHWRVATVARRTTDELMALLRGLFAGVDAQVDGVAICSTVPVVQRELRWLTQRYYSDVPALLVEPGVKTGVPILTDNPREVGTDRIVNALAAMHQYGPGPHIVVDFGTATTFDVVSARGEYIGGAIAPGIDVSLEALRNAAAQLRRVELVRPRSVIAKNTVEALQSGAFYGFSSQVDGVVTRMATELGVGLDGVTVIATGGLAPLVLEESTTIDHHAPWLTLTGLRLVFDRNHPA; encoded by the coding sequence ATGCTGCTGGCCATCGACGTCGGCAACACGGAGACCGTCATCGGGCTGCTCGACGGCATCGACGTCGTGCACCACTGGCGGGTCGCCACCGTTGCCCGGCGCACCACCGACGAGCTGATGGCACTGCTGCGCGGCCTGTTCGCCGGCGTGGACGCCCAGGTCGACGGCGTGGCCATCTGCTCGACGGTGCCGGTGGTCCAGCGCGAGCTGCGCTGGCTGACCCAGCGGTACTACAGCGACGTGCCCGCGCTGCTCGTGGAGCCGGGGGTCAAGACCGGTGTCCCGATCCTGACCGACAACCCGCGCGAGGTCGGCACCGACCGCATCGTCAACGCGCTGGCGGCCATGCACCAGTACGGGCCGGGCCCGCACATCGTCGTCGACTTCGGCACCGCCACCACGTTCGACGTCGTGTCGGCGCGGGGCGAGTACATCGGCGGCGCGATCGCACCGGGCATCGACGTGTCGCTGGAGGCCCTGCGCAACGCCGCCGCCCAGTTGCGCCGGGTCGAACTCGTGCGGCCCCGGTCGGTCATCGCCAAGAACACCGTGGAGGCGCTGCAGTCCGGCGCCTTCTACGGGTTCAGCAGCCAGGTCGACGGCGTGGTCACCCGGATGGCCACCGAGCTGGGCGTCGGCCTGGACGGCGTGACGGTGATCGCCACCGGTGGTCTCGCGCCGCTGGTCCTCGAAGAGTCCACCACCATCGACCACCACGCGCCGTGGCTCACCCTGACCGGCCTTCGGCTGGTCTTCGACCGCAACCACCCGGCCTGA
- a CDS encoding ABC transporter permease has product MAERLHPYRTLLGSRMRSQTAYRRSFVFDVLGSVGIGLVEFAEVYVIFTNVDMLGELDFAAAMLLFALANLGFSLADMAVGHVDRLPVYLREGTLDAFLLRPLPVLAQLITSDISLRRLGRTVVAAVVMGIALPLNDITWTAATVVLVVVAPLAAAAIFAALFVCAAAIQFWLVEGAEFANAFTYGGAYASEYPASIFSLPMRLLFTFVVPAAFAAYLPVLVLLDLPGPAWLPQWLGWCTPAAAAVIWVVALAGWRAGIRHYTGAGS; this is encoded by the coding sequence GTGGCTGAGCGGCTGCACCCCTACCGGACGCTGCTGGGGTCGCGGATGCGGTCGCAGACGGCGTACCGGCGCTCGTTCGTGTTCGACGTCCTGGGCAGTGTGGGCATCGGGCTGGTCGAGTTCGCCGAGGTCTACGTGATCTTCACCAACGTCGACATGCTGGGCGAGCTGGACTTCGCCGCCGCCATGCTGCTGTTCGCCCTGGCCAACCTGGGCTTCAGCCTGGCCGACATGGCGGTGGGTCACGTCGACCGGCTGCCGGTCTACCTGCGCGAGGGGACGCTCGACGCGTTCCTGCTGCGGCCGCTGCCGGTGTTGGCGCAGCTGATCACCAGCGACATCTCGCTGCGCCGGCTGGGCCGCACCGTCGTCGCCGCGGTGGTCATGGGAATCGCGCTGCCACTGAACGACATCACCTGGACGGCGGCCACTGTCGTGCTGGTCGTGGTGGCGCCGCTGGCCGCTGCCGCGATCTTCGCCGCCCTGTTCGTGTGCGCGGCAGCCATCCAGTTCTGGCTGGTCGAGGGCGCGGAGTTCGCCAACGCGTTCACCTACGGCGGCGCCTACGCCTCGGAGTACCCGGCCAGCATCTTCAGCCTGCCGATGCGGCTGTTGTTCACCTTCGTCGTCCCGGCGGCGTTCGCCGCGTACCTGCCGGTGCTCGTACTGCTGGACCTGCCCGGCCCGGCCTGGCTGCCGCAGTGGCTGGGCTGGTGCACGCCGGCCGCCGCGGCCGTCATCTGGGTCGTCGCCCTGGCCGGCTGGCGGGCCGGCATCCGCCACTACACGGGAGCCGGATCGTGA
- the nadC gene encoding carboxylating nicotinate-nucleotide diphosphorylase, producing the protein MSLPEAVTLALREAGLDPAYVEDLIRATLEEDLDGGEDVTTVATVPAEQQAIAVLAAREAGVVAGLPVAEATFAVVGGDVQVERHVADGTEVSPGTTVLTVHGRTRALLVAERTALNLACRLSGIATATRAWVGALAGSQAAVRDTRKTTPLMRSLEKYAVRAGGGVNHRSSLSESALIKDNHVAAAGGITAAFRAVRESYPGLTVEVEVDDVAGAVEAVEAGAELVLLDNFTVDQALEAVKAVDGRARLEVSGGLTLDQAAAYAATGVDYLSTGELTHSVRALDLGLDVVAVEGR; encoded by the coding sequence ATGAGTCTGCCCGAGGCCGTGACGCTCGCCTTGCGCGAGGCGGGTCTCGATCCCGCGTACGTCGAGGACCTGATCCGGGCCACCCTGGAGGAAGACCTCGACGGCGGGGAAGACGTCACCACCGTCGCCACCGTGCCGGCCGAGCAGCAGGCGATCGCGGTGCTGGCGGCCCGGGAAGCCGGTGTGGTCGCCGGCCTGCCGGTGGCCGAGGCCACCTTCGCGGTGGTCGGTGGCGACGTCCAGGTCGAACGGCACGTCGCCGACGGCACCGAGGTATCGCCCGGCACCACTGTGCTGACCGTGCACGGGCGCACCCGCGCCCTGCTCGTGGCCGAACGGACCGCGTTGAACCTGGCCTGCCGGCTGTCCGGCATCGCCACCGCCACTCGCGCCTGGGTCGGCGCCCTCGCGGGTAGCCAGGCGGCGGTGCGCGACACCCGCAAGACGACGCCGCTGATGCGGTCGCTGGAGAAGTACGCCGTGCGGGCCGGTGGTGGGGTGAACCACCGCTCGTCGCTGTCGGAGTCGGCGCTGATCAAGGACAATCACGTCGCCGCGGCCGGCGGCATCACCGCCGCGTTCCGGGCGGTCCGTGAGTCCTACCCGGGCCTGACCGTCGAGGTCGAGGTCGACGACGTTGCCGGCGCGGTCGAGGCCGTCGAGGCCGGCGCCGAACTGGTCCTGCTGGACAACTTCACCGTCGATCAGGCGCTCGAGGCGGTCAAGGCCGTCGATGGCCGAGCCAGGCTGGAGGTCAGCGGCGGGCTGACGCTCGACCAGGCCGCCGCCTACGCCGCCACCGGAGTCGACTACCTGTCCACCGGCGAGCTGACCCACTCGGTCCGCGCCCTGGACCTCGGACTGGACGTCGTCGCCGTCGAGGGACGATAA